One window of the Peptacetobacter hiranonis genome contains the following:
- a CDS encoding NusG domain II-containing protein, whose translation MKKKDFILIAVVLVAVAALFGYTKLKDANEKAAFVEVYKDNELYKEIPLDEETEFTIKDGEHINKVKVHDNGVEVIEANCPDKVCVKTGFITKPSQSIVCIPNKLNIKIVDNNSSDDIDAVVQ comes from the coding sequence ATGAAGAAGAAAGATTTTATTTTGATTGCAGTTGTACTAGTTGCGGTTGCAGCACTTTTTGGATATACAAAGCTTAAGGATGCAAATGAGAAAGCTGCATTTGTAGAAGTTTATAAAGATAACGAGCTTTATAAAGAAATTCCGCTAGATGAGGAAACAGAGTTTACAATAAAGGATGGAGAGCATATAAACAAAGTTAAAGTTCACGACAATGGCGTTGAGGTGATAGAGGCCAATTGTCCAGATAAGGTCTGTGTTAAGACAGGATTTATCACTAAGCCGAGCCAGAGTATAGTTTGCATACCTAATAAACTGAATATAAAGATTGTAGATAATAATTCGAGTGATGATATAGATGCAGTAGTTCAGTAG
- a CDS encoding cell wall-binding repeat-containing protein, producing MKTPKHLATVMAITMVAGSVAPVMAATTSSETIIGNDRHETAVKISKDGWSSAETVILVNSSAIPDALTATPLAHAKKAPILLTGKDGLNKATANEIKRLGAKNVIMIGGDAVLSAKVEKDLKALNLKVDRIKGETREETALAIAKRLDGIKDVSEIAVVNGTTGLADAVSVAAAAAEKGMPILLANPKKGLSAAEKFIKDEAIKASFIIGGTTALPEKLVSSLPGKQRIEGSNRNDTNAKVIEKFYGDKELDNLYLAKDGRDGDTQLIDALAVGALAAKNGAPVLIASKKLSEKQIDVINTKKIDTITQVGGKGNEGAFNQLKDIEETDVYEVGTVEELKEALEKANANDKIVLKPNATITEDIIINTDKNVDIKVEGTVTGKVEITAPNGNVTDNSTSKPSTGGGTIVTPPADNSIKVDTPEELKEALKNAKAGDVIKITGNIGSTSSYGVYNVKANNVTITSNSKNTVYGSFVVTGEKCVINNITITNQGDKQGENTVDRNGINVACSDLTVTNCTFNNNSQGGITNGLSIWPTSTTVNYKISGNTFNGFKANDSGYSSVAITIAGGVAKENITGIKEASKLANMTDAQDKAIIDGNIFVDCKGDYCREDWTNGNKVYCKSISNGDNLYLEGAADSAKYYVTNNIERKSNATVKEGTTLAIASGKTMSLVDGAELTVNGEVTGTIIGKGATSKLVIGENGKYGNLGKGTYLWTNNEWVNEKTAIVSTEEELRTALANKEKTTIKLNDNINIEKRIHVKRSITIDLNNYELKCTELLNTEGNHSNGNPITDNNPKWGYAILITKDREGGENSQINVNVINGNLKFGASQEKQLNVGIGILGSNVDLTVSNVNVDMGGFTYKNAPDVAFGSMYGIATNGTYKNIKIDVKNGTKINNTILGMYLPSDKTDVTLTNTEINAGTGISIKGGILNIIDSKITATDDYGAPGAIDDYINGLKENNSGSEAAGEAIYLEGNYHWDAIVNISGNSELESKHGYALRTHFLRERATSGEHNGKTLKKEININGATVKAGKDKVIFKNHKTYESFPNDAINSLNSIKITAGKYTDDVTKYLESGYKCTELNGMYTVVKDDTVSTIK from the coding sequence ATGAAAACACCAAAGCATTTAGCTACAGTAATGGCGATAACTATGGTAGCTGGAAGTGTAGCACCAGTAATGGCAGCTACAACAAGCAGCGAAACAATAATAGGAAATGACAGACATGAAACAGCAGTAAAAATAAGTAAAGATGGATGGTCAAGTGCAGAAACTGTAATACTTGTAAACAGTTCAGCAATACCAGATGCTTTAACAGCAACTCCTCTTGCGCATGCTAAAAAAGCTCCAATACTTTTAACAGGTAAAGATGGACTAAATAAAGCAACTGCTAATGAAATAAAAAGATTAGGCGCAAAAAATGTAATAATGATAGGTGGAGATGCAGTTCTTTCAGCTAAAGTTGAAAAAGATCTTAAAGCTCTAAATCTAAAAGTTGACAGAATAAAAGGTGAAACAAGAGAAGAAACTGCTCTTGCAATAGCTAAAAGATTAGATGGAATAAAAGATGTATCTGAAATAGCAGTAGTAAATGGTACAACAGGACTTGCAGATGCAGTATCTGTTGCAGCTGCAGCAGCTGAAAAAGGTATGCCAATACTTCTTGCAAATCCTAAAAAAGGATTATCAGCAGCTGAAAAATTTATAAAAGATGAAGCAATAAAAGCGTCATTCATAATAGGTGGAACAACAGCGCTACCAGAAAAATTAGTATCTAGTTTACCAGGAAAACAGAGAATAGAAGGATCAAACAGAAATGATACTAATGCAAAAGTTATAGAAAAATTCTATGGAGATAAAGAATTAGACAACCTATACTTAGCAAAAGACGGTAGAGATGGAGATACTCAGTTAATAGATGCATTAGCAGTTGGAGCGCTTGCAGCTAAAAATGGAGCTCCAGTATTAATAGCTTCTAAAAAATTAAGCGAAAAACAGATAGATGTAATAAATACTAAGAAAATAGACACAATAACTCAGGTTGGTGGAAAAGGTAACGAAGGTGCATTCAACCAGTTAAAAGATATAGAAGAAACAGATGTTTACGAAGTAGGAACAGTTGAAGAATTAAAAGAAGCTTTAGAAAAAGCAAATGCTAACGACAAAATAGTATTAAAACCAAATGCAACAATAACAGAAGATATAATAATAAATACAGATAAAAACGTAGATATAAAAGTTGAAGGAACAGTTACAGGTAAAGTAGAAATAACTGCTCCAAATGGAAATGTTACAGATAACTCTACAAGCAAACCAAGTACTGGTGGTGGAACAATAGTAACTCCTCCTGCAGATAATTCTATAAAAGTTGATACTCCAGAAGAATTAAAAGAAGCATTAAAGAATGCTAAGGCAGGAGATGTTATAAAAATAACTGGAAATATAGGCTCAACTTCTTCTTATGGAGTATACAATGTAAAAGCAAATAATGTTACAATTACTTCAAACTCAAAAAATACTGTATACGGCTCATTTGTAGTTACTGGTGAAAAATGTGTTATAAATAATATAACTATAACAAATCAGGGAGACAAACAAGGAGAAAATACTGTAGATCGTAATGGAATTAACGTTGCTTGTAGTGATTTAACAGTAACTAACTGTACTTTTAATAATAATTCTCAAGGTGGTATTACAAATGGATTATCTATATGGCCAACTAGTACTACAGTAAATTATAAAATATCAGGAAATACATTCAATGGATTTAAAGCTAATGATTCAGGATATTCTTCAGTGGCAATAACAATAGCTGGAGGAGTCGCTAAAGAAAATATAACAGGAATAAAAGAAGCTAGTAAATTAGCTAATATGACTGATGCACAGGATAAAGCTATAATAGATGGAAATATATTTGTTGATTGTAAGGGAGATTATTGCCGTGAAGATTGGACAAATGGAAATAAAGTATATTGTAAGTCTATATCTAATGGAGATAACTTATATTTAGAAGGTGCAGCTGATAGTGCTAAATACTATGTAACAAATAATATTGAAAGAAAAAGTAATGCAACAGTAAAAGAAGGAACTACATTAGCAATAGCTTCAGGAAAAACTATGTCATTAGTTGATGGAGCAGAACTAACAGTTAATGGAGAAGTAACAGGAACAATAATTGGTAAAGGTGCAACATCTAAATTAGTGATAGGTGAAAATGGAAAATATGGAAATCTTGGAAAAGGTACATATTTATGGACAAATAATGAATGGGTTAATGAAAAAACAGCTATTGTATCAACTGAAGAAGAATTAAGAACTGCATTAGCAAATAAAGAAAAAACAACTATAAAATTAAATGATAACATTAATATTGAAAAAAGAATACATGTAAAGAGAAGCATCACAATAGATTTAAATAATTATGAGCTAAAATGTACAGAACTATTAAATACAGAAGGAAATCATTCCAATGGAAATCCAATAACTGATAATAATCCTAAATGGGGATATGCTATCCTTATAACTAAGGATAGAGAAGGAGGAGAAAACAGCCAAATAAATGTAAATGTAATCAATGGAAATTTAAAATTTGGAGCTAGTCAGGAAAAACAGCTAAATGTAGGAATTGGAATATTAGGTAGTAATGTAGATTTAACTGTATCTAATGTTAATGTAGACATGGGAGGATTTACATATAAAAATGCACCAGATGTGGCGTTTGGAAGTATGTATGGTATAGCAACTAATGGAACATATAAAAATATAAAAATAGATGTGAAAAATGGAACGAAAATAAATAATACTATATTAGGAATGTATTTACCTTCAGATAAAACTGATGTCACATTAACTAATACTGAAATTAATGCTGGTACAGGAATATCAATAAAAGGTGGTATTTTAAATATAATAGATTCTAAAATAACTGCAACAGATGATTATGGAGCACCTGGGGCTATAGACGACTACATAAATGGCTTAAAAGAAAATAATAGTGGTTCAGAAGCCGCTGGTGAGGCTATATACTTAGAAGGAAATTATCACTGGGATGCGATAGTAAATATAAGTGGAAATAGTGAATTAGAAAGTAAGCATGGATATGCACTAAGAACACACTTCCTTAGAGAACGGGCAACATCAGGAGAGCATAATGGAAAAACATTGAAAAAAGAAATAAATATAAATGGTGCAACTGTGAAAGCTGGAAAAGATAAAGTTATATTTAAAAATCATAAAACATATGAAAGCTTCCCTAATGATGCTATAAATAGCTTAAATTCTATAAAAATAACAGCTGGTAAATATACAGATGATGTAACTAAATATTTAGAATCAGGGTATAAATGCACTGAATTAAATGGTATGTATACAGTTGTAAAAGATGATACAGTATCAACAATAAAATAA
- a CDS encoding cell wall-binding repeat-containing protein encodes MKFRENIRKMNEKKYTKKVISVLACAAIISSLMPQGVNAEEIKGDSLVPNIESTITNEEPTYNETLGIFFANAKAITIEAGSEGKVKISWDGSSLEVPETASIVGGYHDNDTLSETSITMNSGKVKNIIAGGLHKSHVTKARVVVNEGAEITGGIMGGGASSLRNNCGCENGKNWYAGDPKNSPCRVDETEVIVNGGTINMVYGGGEGISYTGKAKVSINGGNVNYVTAGGSNGYTGDAKVSINDGTIKEMQSVNRGSMDSSNMEITGGTIGKLYVGGANEADVTGSIASSSVSITGKAEVTTLDAGKSGGNEITNTSGVTTNVSFDKSCVENVNGSANQDNIFNPTNNIEVTFKVDGKEYKKVYVTKENAIKEPEEPSKSGYTFKGWYKDGVKYDFNEKVTGNITLEAKFSVIAPSIPSTPSKPSKPVYTHEEIIGSDRYDTAAKIADKLGSYDTVVLVNATSTMSDGLSASGLAGKENGAILLTKKDSIPKVTMDRIKKVKKVYIIGGESAISAKVAKEITAANIKVERLGGKTRVETSELVAKKLGNYNKAFVVNGFKGEADAMSASAVAAKNGAPILLTNGKSSTHAKKAGVEYYVIGGNTVVDKSIVSKYDAERLAGSDRYATNREVMDEFYSGKEKVYIANGDKLVDALTASPLAKNNGIVLVNKKSDKSILKGKDTVQVGGMDFEIDFE; translated from the coding sequence TTGAAATTTAGAGAAAACATTAGAAAAATGAATGAAAAGAAGTATACTAAAAAAGTGATAAGTGTACTTGCATGTGCTGCAATTATTTCTTCATTAATGCCTCAAGGAGTAAATGCAGAAGAAATAAAAGGTGATTCTTTAGTACCTAATATTGAAAGTACTATTACCAATGAAGAACCAACATACAATGAAACATTAGGTATTTTCTTTGCAAATGCTAAAGCAATTACTATTGAAGCAGGAAGTGAAGGAAAAGTAAAGATTTCATGGGATGGAAGCTCGTTAGAAGTACCAGAAACAGCAAGTATTGTAGGCGGATATCATGATAATGATACCCTTAGTGAAACATCAATAACTATGAATTCTGGTAAAGTAAAAAATATAATTGCAGGAGGACTTCATAAAAGTCATGTAACAAAAGCAAGAGTGGTTGTAAATGAAGGTGCTGAGATAACCGGTGGAATAATGGGAGGAGGAGCATCATCATTAAGAAATAACTGTGGATGTGAAAATGGAAAAAATTGGTATGCCGGAGATCCAAAAAATTCGCCATGTAGAGTTGATGAAACAGAAGTAATAGTTAATGGCGGAACTATAAATATGGTATATGGAGGCGGAGAAGGTATAAGTTATACTGGAAAAGCTAAAGTGTCTATAAATGGTGGAAATGTAAATTATGTAACTGCTGGTGGTTCTAATGGATATACTGGAGATGCTAAAGTATCTATAAATGATGGAACTATAAAAGAAATGCAAAGTGTAAATAGAGGATCAATGGATTCTAGTAATATGGAAATAACTGGTGGAACAATTGGAAAATTATATGTAGGAGGAGCTAATGAAGCTGATGTAACAGGTTCTATAGCTTCTAGTTCTGTATCTATAACTGGAAAAGCAGAAGTAACAACTTTAGATGCTGGAAAATCTGGTGGAAATGAAATAACTAATACATCTGGTGTAACTACAAATGTTTCTTTTGATAAAAGTTGTGTAGAAAATGTAAATGGAAGTGCAAATCAAGATAATATATTTAATCCAACAAATAATATTGAAGTAACTTTTAAAGTAGATGGAAAAGAATATAAAAAAGTTTATGTAACAAAAGAAAATGCTATAAAAGAACCAGAAGAACCATCTAAAAGTGGTTATACATTTAAAGGATGGTATAAAGATGGAGTTAAATATGATTTTAATGAAAAAGTTACTGGAAATATTACTTTAGAAGCTAAATTTAGTGTAATAGCACCAAGTATACCATCAACTCCATCAAAACCTTCTAAACCAGTATATACTCATGAAGAAATAATTGGTTCAGATAGATATGATACAGCAGCTAAAATAGCTGACAAACTTGGCTCATACGATACAGTAGTTCTTGTAAATGCAACTTCTACTATGTCTGACGGATTATCAGCTTCAGGTCTTGCAGGTAAAGAAAATGGAGCAATATTATTAACTAAAAAAGATTCTATACCTAAAGTAACTATGGACAGAATCAAAAAAGTTAAAAAAGTTTACATCATAGGTGGAGAAAGTGCTATAAGTGCAAAAGTTGCTAAAGAAATAACTGCAGCTAATATAAAAGTTGAAAGACTTGGTGGAAAAACAAGAGTTGAAACTTCAGAATTAGTAGCTAAAAAGTTAGGTAACTACAACAAAGCATTCGTAGTTAATGGATTCAAAGGTGAAGCAGATGCGATGTCAGCTTCAGCTGTAGCTGCTAAAAATGGAGCACCAATATTACTAACTAACGGAAAATCTTCAACTCATGCTAAAAAAGCTGGTGTTGAATACTATGTAATAGGTGGAAATACTGTAGTAGATAAATCAATAGTATCTAAATATGACGCAGAAAGATTAGCTGGATCAGATAGATATGCAACAAATAGAGAAGTTATGGATGAATTCTATTCAGGAAAAGAAAAAGTATATATAGCGAACGGGGATAAATTAGTTGACGCATTAACAGCATCTCCTCTAGCTAAAAATAACGGTATAGTTTTAGTTAACAAAAAATCTGATAAGAGTATATTAAAAGGAAAAGACACTGTTCAGGTTGGTGGAATGGACTTTGAAATAGACTTTGAATAA
- a CDS encoding uracil-DNA glycosylase, whose translation MNTYNEESFTKEAWKSLINTDWKDILSDEFDKPYFDKLNEFLKGEYKEHEVFPKRDDIFTALNHTSFKDTKILLLGQDPYHNDGQAHGLAFSVLPGIKTPPSLKNMYKELNAEYGCFIPDNGYLMDWADQGVLLLNTALTVRAHEANSHSKKGWEKFTDRIIEVLNEREEPVIFILWGNNAKKKVKLINTDKHYVLEGTHPSPLSANRGFFGCEHFKKANEILKSIGKTEIDWQINNLKEDEQISLI comes from the coding sequence ATGAATACATATAACGAAGAGAGTTTTACTAAAGAAGCGTGGAAAAGTTTGATAAATACAGATTGGAAAGATATACTTAGTGATGAGTTTGATAAACCGTATTTTGATAAGTTAAATGAGTTTTTAAAAGGTGAGTACAAGGAGCATGAGGTATTTCCTAAGAGAGATGATATATTTACAGCATTGAACCATACATCGTTTAAAGATACTAAGATTCTTCTTTTAGGTCAGGATCCATATCACAATGATGGTCAGGCTCATGGGCTTGCGTTTTCAGTTCTTCCGGGAATTAAAACTCCACCATCATTAAAAAATATGTACAAGGAATTAAATGCAGAGTATGGTTGCTTTATCCCAGATAATGGATATCTTATGGACTGGGCAGATCAGGGAGTTCTTCTTTTAAACACAGCACTTACTGTAAGAGCACATGAGGCAAACTCTCATAGTAAAAAAGGATGGGAGAAGTTTACAGATAGAATAATTGAAGTATTAAACGAAAGAGAAGAGCCTGTTATATTTATACTTTGGGGAAATAATGCTAAAAAGAAGGTAAAATTAATAAATACAGACAAACATTATGTGTTAGAAGGCACTCATCCTAGTCCACTTTCTGCAAATAGGGGCTTTTTTGGGTGTGAACATTTTAAGAAAGCAAATGAAATATTAAAAAGTATTGGTAAAACTGAAATCGATTGGCAGATAAATAATTTAAAAGAAGATGAGCAGATAAGTTTAATATAG
- a CDS encoding FAD:protein FMN transferase: MRKSTPQIVVLIILLVAGYFIFKPNMDENYSQTNYYLGTVNTVTVYGKKQKKAMEILNGCDEVVKVVDNLMSTEIPGSDVSKINKNAGIKPVKVSPETYEVVKEAIKYSKLSDGNFDVSIGPVSDLWSIGKKDARVPEKSEIDALLPLIDYKNVEAKEIKLETDQDGDGKNETFDKEYTVFLKKKGMKIDLGAIAKGFAADQVALYLKASDVEKAIINLGGNIKTIGDFNIGLKNPIENANDSFASVKVSNKSVVTSGVYERFVEKDGKKYHHILNPADGYPFDNNLLSVSIISDKSINCDALSTSAFALGLEDGKKLIESIDNVEAVFVTKDKKVYLTKGFKDEFEILNDSFKVVK, translated from the coding sequence ATGAGAAAATCCACTCCACAAATTGTTGTACTAATAATATTATTAGTTGCAGGATATTTTATATTTAAACCTAATATGGATGAGAACTACTCACAGACAAACTACTATCTAGGAACAGTAAATACTGTGACTGTATACGGAAAGAAACAGAAAAAAGCAATGGAAATACTTAACGGATGCGATGAAGTTGTCAAAGTTGTCGACAACCTTATGAGCACAGAAATTCCTGGTAGCGACGTGTCTAAGATAAATAAAAATGCAGGTATTAAACCTGTCAAAGTCTCGCCTGAAACATATGAAGTTGTAAAAGAGGCAATCAAATACTCTAAATTATCTGATGGCAATTTTGATGTAAGTATAGGACCTGTCAGCGATCTTTGGTCTATAGGTAAAAAGGATGCTAGAGTTCCTGAAAAATCAGAAATAGACGCACTCCTACCTTTGATAGACTACAAGAATGTAGAAGCTAAGGAGATTAAGCTAGAAACTGATCAAGATGGTGACGGAAAAAATGAAACTTTTGACAAGGAGTATACTGTTTTCTTAAAGAAAAAAGGTATGAAAATAGACTTAGGCGCAATAGCTAAAGGATTTGCAGCAGACCAAGTTGCACTATACTTAAAAGCTAGTGATGTCGAAAAAGCTATAATAAACTTAGGTGGAAATATCAAGACTATCGGTGATTTTAATATAGGTCTTAAAAATCCTATCGAAAACGCAAATGATTCGTTCGCAAGTGTTAAGGTGAGTAATAAATCTGTTGTAACTTCTGGTGTTTACGAGAGATTTGTTGAAAAAGACGGCAAGAAGTATCATCACATACTAAATCCAGCAGATGGCTATCCATTCGATAATAATCTTCTTAGTGTTAGTATCATCTCTGATAAGTCTATAAACTGCGATGCACTTTCTACATCTGCATTTGCTCTTGGGCTTGAAGATGGTAAGAAACTGATTGAGAGTATAGATAATGTTGAAGCTGTTTTCGTTACTAAGGATAAGAAGGTTTACTTGACTAAGGGATTCAAGGATGAGTTTGAGATTTTAAATGATAGTTTTAAGGTTGTGAAGTAA
- the selB gene encoding selenocysteine-specific translation elongation factor, with amino-acid sequence MKHIIVGTAGHIDHGKTTLIKALTGRETDTLDEEKKRGISINLGFTFFDLPSGKRVGIVDVPGHEKFIKNMLAGASGLDMVMLVVAADEGVMPQTVEHIDILSFLNIKNGLIVLTKSDMVEEEFRELVKEDIKERMKGTFLEDAEILEVDSVSKRGIPELIQKLDDMSEQIEEKNENSPARLNIDRVFTIKGHGTVVTGTLLEGKISVDDDLVVYPENLKAKIRSIQVHGEDENTAYAGQRTAINISNVKKDEIGRGDVLAAPDSLEESMMLDVKMNIIKHVDRTLKHWDRLRLYHGTREILCRAVPLDKEEIAPGENGFVQLRLEESIVSKKGDTFVVRSYSPMATIGGGVIIDASPKKHKRFDEDVIEALKVKEKGELHDILEEYLKHNSKNYPTVKDMMSYSGAHEEDIRKALDKLSEDGKIFVIGNMYIHTNHYKKLFEKVNELLADYHKHNRLKPGILKEELKSKVESKFKPKEFDIVLAAFEGDGLIKIAGNIVSLKDFEVVFNEKQKENRNRMQKMLKKCGFESVPTIEEITGKDVRAKEVLDAMIGDSVAMLGDGYIMDMETYDKAKKMLVDYINEHGEITLGEYRDLIGSSRKNCMIILESFDRNRITKRIENKRVLM; translated from the coding sequence ATGAAACACATTATAGTAGGGACTGCTGGTCATATAGACCATGGTAAGACAACACTTATAAAGGCATTGACTGGTAGAGAAACAGATACCCTTGATGAAGAGAAAAAAAGAGGTATTTCCATAAATCTAGGATTTACTTTCTTCGACTTACCTAGTGGAAAGAGAGTAGGTATAGTAGACGTTCCTGGGCATGAAAAATTTATAAAAAACATGCTAGCAGGAGCATCTGGTCTAGATATGGTAATGCTTGTTGTTGCAGCTGATGAGGGTGTAATGCCACAGACAGTAGAGCATATAGATATACTATCATTCTTAAATATCAAAAATGGTCTAATTGTATTAACTAAGAGCGATATGGTAGAAGAAGAATTCAGAGAATTAGTTAAAGAAGATATAAAAGAAAGAATGAAAGGTACATTCCTTGAAGATGCAGAAATACTAGAAGTAGACTCTGTATCTAAGAGAGGTATTCCTGAGCTTATTCAGAAATTAGACGATATGAGTGAGCAGATAGAAGAAAAGAACGAAAACTCACCAGCAAGACTTAATATAGATAGAGTATTTACAATAAAAGGTCATGGTACTGTTGTTACAGGTACTCTTCTTGAAGGTAAGATAAGCGTTGATGATGATTTAGTTGTATATCCAGAAAACCTAAAAGCTAAAATAAGAAGTATTCAGGTTCATGGTGAAGATGAAAATACTGCTTATGCTGGACAGAGAACAGCTATAAATATTTCTAATGTTAAAAAAGATGAGATTGGAAGAGGAGATGTTCTTGCAGCTCCAGATTCACTAGAAGAGTCTATGATGTTAGATGTTAAGATGAACATAATCAAACATGTAGATAGGACTTTAAAACATTGGGATAGATTAAGATTATACCACGGAACAAGAGAAATTCTTTGTAGAGCAGTTCCTCTTGATAAGGAAGAGATTGCTCCAGGAGAAAATGGATTTGTTCAGTTAAGACTTGAAGAAAGTATAGTATCTAAAAAAGGAGATACTTTTGTTGTAAGAAGTTATTCACCAATGGCTACAATAGGTGGTGGTGTTATAATAGATGCTTCACCTAAAAAACATAAGAGATTTGATGAAGATGTAATCGAAGCTCTAAAAGTTAAAGAAAAAGGTGAACTTCACGATATTCTTGAAGAATATTTAAAACACAACTCTAAAAATTATCCTACAGTTAAGGATATGATGAGTTATAGTGGTGCTCACGAAGAGGATATAAGAAAAGCTTTAGATAAATTATCTGAAGATGGTAAGATATTTGTGATTGGAAATATGTACATACATACTAATCACTACAAAAAATTATTTGAAAAGGTAAATGAACTTCTTGCAGATTACCATAAACACAATAGATTAAAACCAGGTATTTTAAAGGAAGAGTTAAAATCTAAGGTTGAAAGTAAATTTAAACCTAAAGAATTTGATATAGTGCTTGCTGCATTTGAAGGTGATGGACTTATCAAAATCGCTGGAAATATTGTTTCGCTTAAAGATTTCGAAGTTGTTTTCAATGAAAAACAGAAAGAAAACAGAAACAGAATGCAGAAGATGCTTAAGAAATGTGGATTTGAGTCTGTTCCAACTATAGAGGAAATTACAGGAAAAGATGTTAGAGCTAAAGAGGTTCTTGATGCTATGATAGGTGATTCTGTTGCTATGCTTGGGGATGGATATATTATGGATATGGAAACTTATGATAAGGCTAAGAAGATGCTTGTTGATTATATTAATGAGCATGGAGAGATTACTCTTGGAGAGTATAGAGATTTAATAGGATCAAGTAGAAAGAACTGCATGATAATATTAGAAAGTTTTGATAGAAATAGAATAACAAAGAGAATCGAAAATAAAAGGGTTCTTATGTAA